The Apus apus isolate bApuApu2 chromosome 14, bApuApu2.pri.cur, whole genome shotgun sequence nucleotide sequence TGGGTGCCCTTCAGGTGCAAAGGGCATCTCTGCAGATATGCAGAATATTGTCATTTTAAAGCCGGGATTGTTTGAGAATTTACTTAGGTGCCTTGATGGTTGATTAGCAACTTAATTTATAGGccagtattgaaaaaaaaaaccaacaaccctggaccaaacaaaaaacccacaaaaatttaaaaaatttgctTCAAGGTAAGTGGTAGAAAGTTGTAGAGTAGCAGACATTTCATAGCCTCTGACTGTGCCTGAATTTAGACAAAGCTGAAGATTACCTTCTTGATTGCATATAGCTGAATGTCTGCCATGGTATTTCACTGGGCAGGCAGAATAGCTGCACTTCTGGAAAGCAAGTTACATGCTGTTCAGTTGACCGTGTATGAAATACTGTGTGAGTTACTCAGTAGGCTCAGCTGTCTCTGTGCAGTAgattctgcagctgcttccctggaaaACTTGCTTGGTAGGCTGTGATGTGGCCACCCTTGCCCCGACTCTGCCTGCAGAATTCCATGTAGTTGTAGTGTAACTAAATTAGTTCTGTTCCCATTTgccttccactttttttttttttttttttcaaatgaagcatttttctgTTATGTTCCTAACAGTGGATTTTTATTgactttgcaaataaaaaaaagaaaaaagaaaaaaagctgttatgATACTCCTCTGTTGTGTGAAACTGTAAAACTTCAGTTGCCTATTTGCAGTTTTAACAATAGGTGCTGGCTCTCAGGAAATGTCTTGAGACTTTCACAGCAGATGATCTGAGGTCTGacctggggagagcacagatACACGAGGTCAGTAACTGCTGTGATGCCTTGTTTTACCTTAGCTGGACCTGTATTACACTACAGTGCACAATAATGACCAGCCTGTAGTGGAGTCTGgggattttgtttattttatattaacagTAAGACTTAGTAGCAGTGGATTTAACACTGTCCAGCTAGTTGGCCTATCACACACTGCTTCCTTGACAAGAAATATGACCAATATAAGGTTTAACATAGCCCTTCAGTCTGCTCCCTGTGTACTCGGCGTTGAAGATGGTCAGTATTAGAGAGAGAGGAGAGTGCAGATGCCTGTGTATGTACCTGTATCAGTGTAgttaaaaagttttttaaagagctttgtAGTATCACCTGACTGGCATTACCAGAACAACTAAGGAATAATCTAGCAAATTTTCTAGCTGCTTAATAGGTTAATGTATAATTTATACTACTtctgtaaatatatttcttttaattatataATATTTAGTAGAGCTATTATTTATATGAACATATAATAGGGGGTAACTGGGAGGTATAGCACAGTCATTTCAGCTGAAACTTGGAGGAAGAAGGCCAGAATATTTCAGAAGAGGCTCCCAAGGCAGCACAGCCAAAATAGTGTCAGTAAAGCTTTAGCTAGAGAGGGGCTGCTGAAAGCAGGGAGGATTGTGCTTGTTTAAACTCAAAATATAGGAAGTCAGATGGGAACAAGGAACTAGGCAGTGTGgagttgctttggtttgttttctgtttcttctcccccAGAGACAGGCTGTGTGCTTCTCATCTGTTGGCATGAGAGACAGAAGATAGACCTGAGCCACTGGCAGTGGTTGCACAAGACTGACTAGCAAGCTAACTTTTAAGAATTGAACATACACAGGTATAGTGCACAGAGATGATTGTATTTGAGGCTGATAAGAAATTGGTTTTGGCCCTGCACAGGATGTTTTGCACAGGTAACTTTCTGCAAATACAGGAAACAACCATGCATTAAGTAACCAAATAATCAGATACATTGCATATGTGTacacacaaagcagcagctaTTAAAATCTGTCAATTTTTAAAGAGCCTTCCTGCACTGCAGACATTTCAGGTCCAAAGTCAGCTCCCATTAAAATAGTTGAAGTTAAATTACCCTATGGAAGTGGTACATGAGAAGGGGGTGAGAAGATGAGGTAATTCTGATACACGAGAGCATCACAATTACCCCTCCTTTTTTGTCAGCCTTTTGGGGGATTCTGATTGTAGACAAAGATTGTATTCTCCCCTTTTTTACTGTGTAAGTATAATATAAACTTGGAAAGATATCTTTTTACAGACAGGCAGCATACTGAGGGTTTGCTTGACATAGTTTATTTGCCAAAATGACAAATTGATATAACAGTTTTTCATGTTACAATGAAATTTTATTATCCATTACTAAATAAAACTGTTCATACACAAGATAATTTCCTTATGCCAGatgagaaaagtaaaattaacaGTTACTCTGATTGCCATGctttaaattgaattttaataaaacatagGTTATGTAATTTTTCTTAGTATTAAATTCTAACCTACCCTTAAGGTCTTACCAGGATAATCAGGAAtgtaattagtgacagaaatacattttgctaCTATGCtcagtttgttttaattaatttctatcttttttcatttttagatttaaaaactCTGCAAAAAGTGCTGGTACCATGAACTGTACTGTGCATTGGCACCACAATTGTACTGAGGAGTTAACTTTAGCACCAGTTGGTCCAGCCTTTCCAGTGGTGGTAGCCTCAGTGAACATTCTACATTCTGAGTGTGCACTGGAACATGTGAGCTCAGGGACTATCTGGCTCAGTTCTACCTTCCCACCcccagaaagaaataaaacctgtcTCTTTTATTCATCTTCCAGTTATAACAAGAAAATCTGAACCATCTTGTAATTAATGTCTTCTTAGCATAAggtggtatttaaaaaaaaaccttcagaaatgTTAATCTTTTAAATAGCAGCTTCCCTTCTGTAATGACTGACCAATCATGATAAACAATATAGAATTAAGGAAGGTATTTTGAGTTACTATGCTGTCTTAACCGTTTTGTAAGTGTGAATTTGAAAAGtctcttatttaaaaaacagctctTCGCAGATTCGTCTTGTATCCTGCGGGGATGTGACGCTGTGGCCTTCTGTTCTGGAGTCTGTGAAAATTTCATAGTCATTCCCTCCCTGAAAAataagaggaggaaaacagcagaagaggaTTTAATGTATAGTCACAGTCTTGGGGTGGAAAAGGGACACAAAGAAAACTATGGAAAGAAGGGATATAACATAGTCATGtctgaaatgttttccagaAGGTTAAAAAACTGCAAACCATGATTTTCAGATTTTTGCATCATGTGCTATAAAGCACACCTGTGCTGAAACTTCTGCTCAGCACCACAAACACTCTTGTGAGAACTTCCTGACCTCCGTGACAGAACTGGTAAAGAAAAGGTAGGACTCTCAGTGTAAGTTTAGCCATGTTTTCAGTTTGGTACAGCAACCCAGTATTGCCCCTTTAAAGTTCTTTACTTGTTAATATTAAGGTGTAAAGCCTGTTACAAAGCAGTATTCCAAGACATGGTATTTGTAACTTATTTGCATTATCCTTTTCCTTCCAACTCGGTTTCCTTTCCATTAAATCATTGTTAACATTGCTGATCCAGCTGGTTTCTGATCACCCGAGCAATGACAAACTCTTCACAGCTGGGTCAGGGGGCAGAGGCACTGCCACCTGCATGAGCAGAGATCCCCAAAAGCCACAGCTTGCTGCACTACAGAAATAGAGCCTAATTTGTTTGCCACCACAATGAAGAGAGCAGAAACTCCTGCTACTTTAAATCTCTGAAAATGCTGCACTGCCAGTTGCAGGGTTTAAAATCAACTGTCCATAAACTCTTTGCCAGAGGACAGGTGGTTATTTTCACAGCTACTgtcaaagggggaaaaaaacacttcaaagattttttttttttcttctaaaacttggccttttaaagtaaaactaTGAAGTTGTGTGTAACTTATAAAACTGTAAGTTCTTAAAAAACTGAGTCTTTTCCTATAAAACTAAGGCTGACGCTGTCCCTTGGCCATGCTCAGCCTCCATTTCTTCCAAGCCCTTGTGCTTGCTGTTGCCCTTGCTGGCTGTAGCCAGATCTCTGCTCAgtattttcagcagcagctgaaccaCCCTGCAGATCTGTTTAGCTCTCCTCAGTGATTAGGGACAGGGATTATATATAATTTCAGCACCTCAGCATGGAGACAGAGTGATTAGCAAAGGAACAGTATTAAATTCaatggaaaataattatgtttaatAACCACCAGCCAACAAGAAGCCTCTATCTACGATAATCAAACAGGACAATGACTTTTATATAGCCATGTCACCTAGGTTTTTAACATAATTATCCAAGtcaaatttaaaacatattgCAGTATTACTAAGTCTGTCAAGAACACTATGCTCACttcaggaaacagaaggaaaagttcTGCTCATGCTGTCCAGTATTGCACAGCCAATTAAACATGGACACACATTTATATTCTGACTTCAGTTCCTGTCAGGCGTAAGGCAATTGGTTGGAACCTACAGTGCTTGTAGCATAGAACAGAAGTTCTGAAATGTATATACAAAATATTATACTCACTGGCATAGTCTTATctccaaagaaataaatagtCTTGTATCCATCGTTGGCAATGATTCCTAAGCAGTACCTCTTATCCCAGCCATCTGGGAACACATCAAAGCTTATCTGGCCTCCTAGGATAGACACGAAGCAAGCAAACTTTGTTACAAGAACACATTtctgaggggagagggaggaaaaactAAACTGAGTAAGATTTTTGGTAGAGGAAACTTTGCAGAAGTCACAAAAATGTGAAGAGAGTCTGGGGTTAAGTCTTACAAGTACCAACAGTGTTTTGTATTGTATCAGTTGTAACTGTTGTGATTGAGAGTATTATTTACCCATCAGACAAATATGAAAGCCTTAGCATGTTCCCAAACACTGGCTGCTCTCAAATAAAccaaacctttttaaaaattatatttgatgtttttatttttagaaagaaacaacATGAATTAATAGAGCCATCTGTGTATGTACAGCCATAAAGTCTTATGCAAAAGCTTTTCTAAAGCTTTCAGAAtagaagaaggaggaaataaGCCTTTCTAACACAGCCTAACAGGACAACATTGTTCCAGTTCTAAATCCTTGGACTTTACCAATGCATAAAAGCAAGATTTCCAACTGAAGCAGGTGTCAAAAAGGTATTTACAACATAGTCTAGGAGAGCTATATTGGCAGTTCCTTTTGGCCTTAGTGTTTCAATACCACATGCTTTCAATACCATGCTTTCttataattctgaaaaataacaatatGGTAATACAttgggggagaggaaaaaaaaagtaaaaatgcatgGGAAATTAATTCCACCTTATTATCACTTCTCTCTTTAAGCTTGCATTGgattctctttccttcctcccacacAATGCAGCTACAGAACTGAAGAACTAAGGGCTACTGGAACAGTACTAAGGTAGTACTTCTGATCAAAATTGATTCACCAAAATAACTCTGACTAATCAGATGCATGTAATGTGTTTCAAACTGAGGAGAATCAGTCACAAAACTGACATTAGAAGACAATGAACTGATGACAAACGATGAAGAAGTTCTCCTTGTTGATGGATTACAATTAAAATGTACCAAATAAAAGcccaagaggaaaaagaggctGTCTTGCATGGAATGCCTGCAACCACTCCCAGGAATAACTGTTACACAAATGAGATCAGAGATGTCATATCCATAAGAGGATATGACTTCAGTGAAATTTACGTTAACTgatgttttaaacaaaataatttaaaatgcaatacCTATAGAAAATGTGAGGCCTTTTCCTGCAAATTCTCTTCGTAAATCAGCTACAAATTTCTCTCTTATATGttccttctgtttaaaaaaaacaaacaaacatcagCTACATGCTGTGTTAATTCATCAATAAAGACAGCCCAAAAAATCGTCCCAAGAATATCCAAAAGTCTGTGTACAAGGACTAGTGGGATATAGCTGTGTTTTATTATGACAGAAAATATGCTGAGAATACTTCCACTTTAATTTGTTACCAACTTgtaaaaaacaagagaaaaaagcacATAGAAAAGCAAGTATCACAGCATAAATCTGAAAACCTTAGGCTATTATGGAAGTACTCAAGTATTCTATTCAACTCCCAGTAAAATTCAGTTTCATAAATGAGGAGACTGAGGCGTGGGAAGCCTCAAAACAGGTACTGATCTTCTAATGCCATATACTCCAAAAAGGGTATTTTCAGAATGCCTTGGGCTTAAGTCTCTTTCAGCATCCATTAACTGGGTCACAGGCACAGATTGCTTTTGAGGAATCAGATTTCAGTTTTTGTCTCAGGTCAGAAACAGTTGTTACAGTGTAGCAGGGAACAGAACTCTGACAGCATGGCTCAGGTTCATTTCAGCCTCACACTTTTAGCTGTatacaaaggaaaatatatgaATAGTTTGACCTCAgcttttaaattctgctttaaaaggCTTTAGAGACTTGACCAGCAAAGGTATAGTTTTATGGATTTGAATGGATACAGGTGGGTACACTAAAGAGCACTCCAAGTGAGTATGGTTTTATCTACAAGAGGGATTTTCAGGAACCCCTGGGTTAGAGGAAGGATGTTTTGTACTCTGGATATAGGGTTAAAGGAAACATGAGCCAAACCCACTCCTTCTGCAAGAAATCATTAACTactgcaacaaaaaaacctgtcacGTATTTCCTGAAGTCTGAACCAAGATGTTAGTTAAACCACACGGAAaggattaaaatgaaaaagattgcACAGAgtataaaaagctttttaaaaatcacaaccTGGCCATAACTGCCTCTTCCAGAagagttggatttttttcaagagtTGTAACTCACTTTATCAAGTTCATAGAACTCAACTCGTTCTTCctggctgcagcttcttccAATGGGGGACACGTTTAACATCCCATTTCGAAACTCAATGAAAGTGCCTCTGAAAAAGAATtaacaagacagaaaacagatgaaaaattgcTCAAAATACTGAATATCACAAAGTACTTTGTTTAATTCTGAAGACAATGGGAATCAGATGTCACCGTCAGCCTCTCATTGTATGCATAAGTAAGAATGTGTAGGAATCAATACCTCTGGCATCAGGGAGTCTTTTGGACTGTATTTGAATCTGGCAACCTCAACATCATtcttactgattttaaaaactaTGATATGGTTTTAAAAGTATGACTGGAGCACCCTGTCAATGCAATTCTAAGGCCTTAACAGGCGAGTCTGTCAGCTTtgggaggaagcagcagaatgCAAAGCAATCTTAGCAGTGTTTCTAGACAGCCTCACATATGGTAGATATTGATGTCTTGAGCAGCTGCACCCTCATGTCACACAGAACAGACCTTACTGCACACTTCTAATCTCGGGAAAGCATTATGCTGCTGAATTCCAAACATGTCAAGTAAATATTTCTACTTCCAAACTGAACTTCCTTCCCTCTTAAACAAAAATGCTCTGTCAGTATCTCAAATCCCATGCTCCAGCTGGGAGTTTGTCTTTGCATGCATGGAGTGAGCTCTATTCCACATAGTGTTCCTGAACCACACATTGTTtttttgcagagctgcctgctttgCACATTTATGCTCATCACTATAACATGTAGAACAGGAGGACAAGGAGACGTTTGTAGGTACAGACCTTTTCTTTGGCAGTTTAATCTTCGCAATGTAACTCAGGCAGTAGTTGATCAGATCTTGAAGTATGTCCTCGCCCAGGTGACCCTGAATGTTCTAACAAAATAAGTACCATTCAACCAAGGGTCCACAATTTGAGCTTCTAAATAGAAGTCAcatgaaaaacacaaacattgGATGGCCAGGCATGGTTAATACCACAAAGAAACATGCCTTCAAGAATAACCCTCAGTTGATGCACACATGGCATTAAGTAGAGGctcttgtttttctctaattcaGTATGTTCCCTACCAGAACGAAACAGAGTGGGCCAAAAAGAGCAGACCTAAACAAAAAGTTGCAGTTAACACCTACTGTATCTAAGTGTGAAGAAATGAAGATCCTTACTGCAGTAAGTTGGAAACCACTGCTCAAGTCAGAGAtctcttttacatttttaatctcCACTACCTATGTTGAACTGAGGAAGGTGATTAGGGTATCTAGAATCAGATGTACATTTATCTCAAGTTAGAGAATCTACCTTCTAGCTTATGTCACATATCAGAATGTGCACTCTGAATTCATACTACAAAGCAGCTACAAGAAACCTGCTGAACCCTAAGGTCCAGCAGACATCAGCTATGAAAGGCTACATATATATTCCATAGGACCTTTAGGAGCAGGGGGCTTGGCCACATTTCCTACAGATAAGCTGAGGGAAGGGCTGTTCCAGGATTTTCACTGTTCTTATTACTCAATCAGATGCTCCAGACTCAATAGCTTTTGGTTGTGAGAACACCCCAAAGGTGTAGATTGTTAGGACATGAATCAGATTGCCAGAGGAATCATCTTTTACAGAAGTAACACATGCAAATAGCAACAATTTTGGCCTTAGTTAGAAGGGTGGTTATAGAGGACTGAAGAGTAATTATAGAGGACTGCACTGTAGCAACAAAGCAAAATCTCATTTAGAAAATTCCTCTTCCATATTACTGGAAATTTCACACTTACCTGCTTGCTCAAGAACTTCCCATCTTTGTATGCTACAAGACCATTTTCTGGAAAAACGTAGTCAAATTTTTCAACCACTACAACCAACAAAAAGAC carries:
- the PMM2 gene encoding phosphomannomutase 2 — encoded protein: MAAARGCVLCLFDVDGTITAPRQKITAEMAAFLQRLRQRVKVGVVGGSDFEKIKEQLGDDVVEKFDYVFPENGLVAYKDGKFLSKQNIQGHLGEDILQDLINYCLSYIAKIKLPKKRGTFIEFRNGMLNVSPIGRSCSQEERVEFYELDKKEHIREKFVADLRREFAGKGLTFSIGGQISFDVFPDGWDKRYCLGIIANDGYKTIYFFGDKTMPGGNDYEIFTDSRTEGHSVTSPQDTRRICEELFFK